From one Thalassospira lucentensis genomic stretch:
- a CDS encoding aldo/keto reductase: MIFRNWQGTKIPALGFGTYELDNAAAEHMVAEAAKIGYRHFDTAQMYHNEEGVGRGLKSSGLARDDYFLTTKIWPDKFQSGDLQTSVVESLRKLDLDHVDLLLLHWPNDEIPLRETIAALNEVKNLGMTRLIGISNFPTALIERAVGHSDAPLAVNQVEYHPYLDQSKVLECVRSHDMLLTAYCPLARAKVMNDETLVAIAKSYGKSPAQVTLRWLLQQDGVMAIPKSGSPKNARANFDIFDFELSDADMADIYELAKPDGRLIDPDFAPEWDRAA, from the coding sequence ATGATTTTCCGGAACTGGCAGGGTACGAAAATCCCCGCACTTGGCTTTGGGACATACGAGCTCGATAACGCGGCCGCCGAACATATGGTCGCCGAAGCCGCCAAAATCGGCTATCGCCATTTCGATACCGCCCAGATGTATCATAACGAGGAAGGGGTTGGCCGCGGCCTGAAATCATCGGGTCTTGCGCGCGATGATTACTTCCTCACCACCAAAATCTGGCCCGACAAATTCCAAAGCGGCGATCTGCAAACCTCCGTGGTCGAAAGCCTGCGCAAGCTTGATCTTGACCATGTCGATCTGCTGCTGCTCCATTGGCCCAATGATGAAATCCCGCTGCGCGAAACCATCGCGGCCCTGAACGAGGTCAAAAACCTCGGCATGACGCGCCTGATCGGGATTTCCAATTTCCCGACCGCCCTGATCGAACGCGCCGTCGGCCACAGCGACGCGCCCCTTGCGGTCAATCAGGTCGAATATCACCCCTATCTTGACCAGTCCAAGGTGCTTGAATGCGTCCGCAGCCATGACATGCTGCTGACCGCCTATTGCCCGCTGGCACGTGCCAAGGTGATGAATGACGAAACGCTGGTGGCCATCGCCAAATCCTATGGCAAATCCCCGGCACAGGTCACCCTGCGCTGGCTGCTGCAACAGGATGGCGTGATGGCGATTCCGAAATCCGGCTCGCCCAAAAACGCCAGGGCCAATTTCGATATCTTTGATTTCGAACTGTCGGACGCCGATATGGCCGACATCTACGAACTCGCCAAGCCCGATGGCCGCCTGATTGATCCCGATTTCGCCCCGGAATGGGATCGCGCCGCCTGA
- a CDS encoding ABC transporter permease: MTNTSRTPLTERRLLKLARPVIIIAALIATWQIVVTVTGAPKYMLPAPYEVWLTLIKRHDVLLDHARYTIAETVIGLFAGAALGALAALPMALFAPVRFWLMPILLVSQAIPFFALAPLLVLWLGFGLGSKIAMAALIIFFPVTVAFFDGLSRTEPGFLDLARTMGASRWRLLTHVRLPAALPSFASGFRVATAVAPIGAVIGEWVGSSHGLGYLMLHANARVQIDMVFACLLILCAFSITQYFLVDRALRAALPWQPDSLKPAK; the protein is encoded by the coding sequence ATGACAAACACGTCTCGCACCCCTCTTACCGAACGGCGTCTGCTGAAACTCGCCCGGCCCGTCATCATCATCGCCGCCCTGATCGCGACATGGCAGATTGTCGTGACAGTGACCGGCGCGCCGAAATATATGCTGCCCGCCCCCTATGAAGTCTGGCTGACCCTGATCAAGCGTCATGACGTGTTGCTTGATCATGCCAGATACACGATTGCCGAAACCGTGATCGGGCTTTTTGCCGGGGCGGCATTGGGCGCCTTGGCGGCCCTTCCGATGGCGCTTTTTGCCCCCGTGCGGTTCTGGCTGATGCCGATCCTGCTGGTGTCGCAGGCGATCCCGTTTTTTGCGCTGGCCCCCCTTCTGGTATTATGGCTGGGCTTTGGCCTGGGCTCAAAAATCGCCATGGCGGCCCTGATCATTTTCTTCCCTGTCACGGTCGCGTTTTTTGACGGGTTATCGCGCACCGAACCGGGCTTCCTTGACCTTGCCCGCACCATGGGTGCCAGCCGCTGGCGGTTGCTGACCCATGTGCGCCTGCCCGCCGCATTGCCTTCATTTGCCTCGGGTTTTCGGGTCGCGACCGCGGTTGCCCCCATCGGGGCTGTGATCGGCGAATGGGTCGGGTCAAGTCACGGGCTTGGCTATCTGATGCTCCATGCCAATGCACGGGTTCAGATCGATATGGTCTTTGCCTGCCTTCTGATCCTGTGTGCCTTTTCAATCACGCAATATTTCCTTGTCGACCGGGCGTTACGTGCGGCTTTGCCCTGGCAACCCGACAGCCTGAAACCGGCAAAATAA
- a CDS encoding CoA transferase yields MTAMTDKTNPFIAPITDALNAAPDLPTGTNALPDIKITGTDALPSFFAVTDLATASMGIAAAMISRYRGLATGDLAAVTIDQRLASKWFDMTIRPIGWELPPVWDAIAGDYQTADGWIRLHTNAPHHRAAALSVLGDYPDREALAPIVARWKSDDLEAAVIDAGGCAATMRSLDDWQSHPQGAAIAAEPLIGWQHHGVIAKSRHVIRPDRPLAGIRVLDLTRVLAGPVAGRFLAAYGADVLRIDPPHWDEGAVIPEITLGKRCAGLDLKSAEDRQTFESLLAGADILLHGYRPDALPGLGYGADELRRINPGLIDVTLCAYGWTGPWAKRRGFDSLVQMSCGIADFGMKHADAPKPTPLPVQALDHATGYLMAASTIQALLLRSQTGQITTARHSLARTAHLLCQTAQPTRTQTIAPETENDIAPHIETTSWGKARRVRFPATIDGVAHGWDHPAGKLRTTDPVW; encoded by the coding sequence ATGACCGCCATGACCGACAAGACCAATCCGTTCATCGCCCCGATTACCGATGCCCTTAACGCCGCCCCTGATCTTCCGACCGGCACAAACGCCCTGCCCGATATCAAAATCACCGGAACGGACGCCCTGCCATCCTTCTTTGCCGTCACCGATCTTGCAACGGCCTCGATGGGCATCGCAGCCGCCATGATCTCCCGCTATCGCGGTTTGGCTACCGGCGATCTGGCGGCGGTCACCATTGATCAACGGCTGGCATCGAAATGGTTTGATATGACGATCCGCCCGATTGGCTGGGAATTGCCGCCGGTCTGGGATGCGATTGCCGGTGACTATCAAACCGCTGATGGCTGGATACGGCTGCACACCAACGCCCCGCATCACCGTGCCGCCGCCCTGTCGGTTCTGGGCGATTACCCGGACCGCGAAGCCCTCGCCCCGATTGTTGCCAGATGGAAATCCGATGACCTCGAAGCCGCCGTGATTGATGCGGGTGGCTGTGCTGCCACCATGCGAAGCCTCGATGACTGGCAATCCCACCCGCAGGGGGCGGCGATTGCGGCGGAACCGCTGATCGGCTGGCAGCATCACGGCGTCATCGCAAAATCCCGCCACGTTATCCGGCCCGACCGCCCCTTGGCCGGGATCCGCGTGCTTGACCTGACCCGCGTTCTGGCCGGTCCGGTCGCAGGGCGATTTCTCGCGGCCTATGGCGCGGATGTCCTGCGCATCGACCCGCCCCACTGGGACGAGGGGGCGGTAATCCCCGAAATCACCCTTGGCAAACGCTGTGCCGGGCTTGACCTTAAATCCGCCGAGGATCGCCAAACATTTGAAAGCCTTCTGGCAGGTGCTGATATCCTGCTGCATGGCTACCGCCCCGATGCCCTGCCCGGTCTTGGCTATGGCGCGGACGAACTTCGCCGCATCAATCCCGGTCTGATAGATGTGACACTCTGCGCCTATGGCTGGACCGGCCCGTGGGCCAAGCGGCGCGGCTTTGACAGCTTGGTACAAATGAGCTGCGGCATCGCCGATTTCGGCATGAAACATGCCGATGCGCCAAAACCAACGCCTCTTCCCGTTCAGGCGCTTGACCACGCCACCGGCTATCTGATGGCGGCAAGCACGATCCAGGCCCTGTTGCTCCGCAGCCAGACCGGCCAGATCACCACCGCCCGCCACTCATTGGCCCGCACCGCCCATCTGCTCTGCCAGACCGCACAACCGACCCGAACCCAAACCATCGCCCCCGAAACCGAAAACGACATCGCCCCGCATATCGAAACCACAAGCTGGGGCAAGGCCCGGCGTGTTCGTTTCCCGGCCACAATTGATGGCGTCGCACATGGCTGGGATCACCCGGCAGGCAAACTTCGAACGACCGATCCGGTCTGGTGA
- a CDS encoding YitT family protein translates to MTSTTTNTAETTKPDLGHRLYEDVLALLLGTMVVSLGVMLYSESVLVTGSTAGAALLIEHATGIGFGVIFFAINLPFYWLAFKRMGLAFTIKTFIAVGLVSVFSKLMPMWIDFSMLNPIFAATAGGALMGIGLLMLFRHRAGLGGINILALYLQEHLGIRAGYFQLAVDLVILACAFLTLPFDKVLLSILGAVVLNLIIALNHRPGRYLAAR, encoded by the coding sequence ATGACCAGCACCACAACCAACACCGCCGAAACCACCAAACCCGATCTCGGCCACCGCCTGTATGAGGATGTGCTGGCGCTTCTGCTCGGCACCATGGTCGTATCGCTCGGTGTGATGCTCTATAGCGAAAGCGTGCTGGTCACCGGCAGCACGGCGGGCGCGGCCCTTCTGATCGAACATGCCACCGGCATCGGTTTTGGCGTGATCTTCTTTGCGATCAATCTGCCGTTTTACTGGCTGGCCTTCAAACGCATGGGGCTTGCTTTCACGATCAAGACCTTCATCGCGGTCGGGCTTGTCTCGGTGTTTTCAAAACTGATGCCGATGTGGATCGATTTTTCGATGCTCAACCCGATCTTCGCCGCCACTGCCGGGGGCGCGCTGATGGGGATCGGTCTTCTGATGCTGTTTCGCCATCGTGCGGGGCTCGGCGGGATCAATATCCTCGCCTTGTACCTGCAGGAACATCTCGGCATCCGTGCCGGTTATTTCCAGCTCGCCGTCGATCTGGTCATCCTCGCCTGCGCCTTCCTGACCCTGCCCTTTGACAAGGTCCTGCTCTCGATCCTCGGCGCCGTCGTGCTCAACCTGATCATCGCACTCAATCATCGTCCGGGCCGGTATTTGGCGGCGCGGTAA
- a CDS encoding ABC transporter substrate-binding protein: MSRLKSMITAATIGAVAMGMTSPAFATDKLTILLDWFVNPDHAPLIVAKEKGFFAKHDLDVELIEPADPSAPPRLVAAGQGDVAVNYQPQLHVQAAEGLPLTRIGTLVATPLNSLIVLKDGPIKEIADLKGKKIGYSLAGFEDALLGTMLGKYGVSIDDVELVNVNFSLSPSLYSGQVDAIIGGYRNFELNQMEIEGKPGKAFYVEEEGVPPYDELILTVRNDKTDDPRFARMLAALEEGVQYLVNHPDDSWQAFIAAYPNLDDELNIKAWADTLPRFALRPAAIDRTRYARFATYLKDQGIIETVPALDSYVTVIE; the protein is encoded by the coding sequence ATGTCACGCCTGAAATCCATGATCACCGCGGCCACGATTGGCGCGGTTGCGATGGGAATGACCAGCCCGGCCTTTGCCACCGACAAGCTCACCATTCTTCTCGACTGGTTCGTCAATCCCGATCACGCACCGCTGATCGTCGCCAAGGAAAAGGGCTTTTTTGCCAAGCATGATCTGGATGTCGAGCTGATTGAACCGGCCGATCCATCCGCCCCGCCGCGTCTTGTTGCCGCCGGTCAGGGCGATGTTGCTGTCAATTATCAGCCACAGCTTCACGTGCAGGCCGCCGAAGGCCTGCCATTGACCCGGATCGGCACATTGGTCGCAACCCCTCTCAACAGCCTGATTGTGCTCAAAGACGGGCCGATCAAGGAAATCGCCGATCTGAAAGGCAAGAAAATCGGCTATTCGCTGGCCGGGTTTGAAGATGCCCTGCTTGGCACGATGCTGGGCAAATACGGGGTTTCGATTGATGATGTCGAGCTGGTGAATGTCAACTTCTCGCTCTCGCCATCGCTTTATTCCGGGCAGGTCGATGCCATCATTGGCGGCTATCGCAATTTCGAACTTAACCAGATGGAAATCGAAGGCAAGCCGGGCAAGGCTTTCTATGTCGAGGAAGAAGGCGTTCCGCCCTATGACGAACTGATCCTGACAGTGCGCAACGACAAAACCGATGATCCGCGCTTTGCGCGCATGCTGGCCGCCCTTGAAGAAGGCGTGCAGTATCTGGTGAACCATCCCGATGATAGCTGGCAGGCGTTTATTGCCGCATACCCAAACCTTGATGACGAACTCAACATTAAGGCATGGGCCGATACGCTGCCGCGCTTTGCGCTGCGTCCAGCCGCGATTGACCGGACCCGCTATGCACGCTTTGCCACCTATCTCAAGGATCAGGGCATTATCGAAACCGTTCCGGCACTTGATAGCTACGTGACCGTGATCGAATAA
- a CDS encoding DUF6506 family protein: MPIKNYAFLIKADGYPVRGTQTTLPGDGFTTHIFAASNIAALIVAAQGFAKDGIEVIETCGGFSDTDFDAVEKALDGRVALGRVTFDAANQALLTRFMTSP, encoded by the coding sequence ATGCCGATCAAAAACTATGCCTTTCTGATCAAGGCCGACGGATACCCGGTGCGGGGGACGCAAACCACCCTGCCCGGCGATGGCTTCACCACCCATATCTTTGCCGCGTCCAATATCGCGGCCCTGATCGTCGCCGCACAAGGTTTTGCCAAGGACGGGATAGAGGTCATTGAAACCTGCGGCGGCTTTTCCGATACGGATTTTGATGCGGTCGAAAAGGCACTTGATGGCCGCGTCGCCCTTGGCCGCGTCACGTTTGACGCCGCCAATCAGGCCCTTCTGACCCGTTTCATGACATCACCCTGA
- a CDS encoding ETC complex I subunit produces MKVRVYKPAKNAMQSGRAATKHWVMEFEPGAKKVADQLMGWIGSTDTRGQVRMYFDTLEEAQAFAARHKLIADIEQPKSRVRRVQAYADNFAFKRVV; encoded by the coding sequence ATGAAGGTCCGTGTTTACAAACCTGCCAAAAACGCCATGCAGTCCGGTCGTGCCGCGACCAAACACTGGGTGATGGAATTTGAACCGGGTGCAAAGAAGGTTGCCGATCAGCTTATGGGCTGGATCGGATCGACCGATACCCGTGGCCAGGTGCGCATGTATTTCGATACCCTTGAAGAAGCACAGGCATTTGCCGCCCGTCACAAGCTGATTGCCGATATCGAACAGCCGAAATCGCGCGTCCGCCGGGTGCAGGCCTATGCCGACAACTTCGCGTTCAAACGCGTCGTCTGA
- a CDS encoding alpha/beta hydrolase has translation MPEKTSKHRRLFAGLAILIIVIVIGAGFALSGLADFDLEGRNSRLVEFDDHGNRLSGTLILPDGAAANTAPIVLLIHGDGPQDRFSNDGYLPLINSLLDGGIGVYSWDKAGVGDSTGNWLDQSMNDRANEAMAAFAALRNIDGNQNRKIGFLGFSQAGWVIPDIANRLPDAAFHILIGAAVNWQRQGTYYMRTRLAALGTRPDEIAMRIETAHNMDDRILGPDSTYQDYLAIPHDQEVMAKDRYEFVKRNIGSDATGSLETITSPLLALWGEDDLNVDPAHNAAIYRKLALPNNPLNRVITLTDATHGLLRAGLFNYQLAEQMPDIVKLAFVVMGRHAYAPGAMDHIITWIRQVTEAQHPAK, from the coding sequence GTGCCCGAAAAAACATCAAAACACCGCCGCCTTTTCGCGGGGCTCGCGATCCTGATCATCGTTATTGTGATTGGCGCTGGCTTTGCCCTTTCGGGGCTTGCCGATTTTGATCTTGAAGGTCGCAATAGCCGCCTTGTCGAATTTGACGATCACGGCAACCGGCTTTCGGGCACCCTGATCCTGCCCGATGGTGCGGCGGCCAATACCGCCCCCATTGTTCTTCTGATCCATGGCGACGGCCCGCAGGACCGCTTTTCAAACGACGGTTACCTGCCGCTGATCAATAGTCTGCTGGATGGCGGGATTGGCGTTTACAGTTGGGATAAGGCAGGTGTGGGCGACAGCACGGGAAACTGGCTTGATCAATCCATGAATGATCGCGCCAACGAGGCGATGGCGGCCTTCGCCGCCCTACGCAATATTGATGGCAACCAGAACCGCAAAATCGGTTTTCTCGGTTTCTCGCAGGCCGGCTGGGTCATCCCCGATATCGCCAATCGCCTGCCCGATGCCGCCTTTCACATCCTGATCGGCGCGGCGGTCAATTGGCAGCGACAGGGAACCTATTACATGCGCACGCGCCTCGCGGCCCTTGGCACCCGGCCCGATGAAATCGCCATGCGCATTGAAACCGCGCATAATATGGATGACCGGATTTTAGGCCCCGACAGCACCTATCAGGACTATCTCGCCATACCCCATGATCAGGAAGTCATGGCAAAGGACCGCTATGAGTTTGTGAAACGCAATATCGGATCGGATGCCACCGGGTCGCTTGAAACAATCACATCCCCCCTGCTCGCCCTCTGGGGCGAGGATGACCTGAATGTTGATCCGGCGCATAACGCGGCGATCTATCGCAAACTTGCCCTGCCCAACAATCCGCTAAACAGGGTCATCACCCTTACCGATGCGACACACGGGTTGCTACGCGCAGGTCTGTTTAATTATCAGCTTGCCGAACAGATGCCCGACATCGTCAAACTGGCCTTTGTCGTGATGGGGCGCCATGCCTATGCCCCCGGCGCGATGGATCACATCATCACCTGGATCAGACAGGTCACGGAAGCCCAACATCCTGCAAAATAA
- a CDS encoding DUF192 domain-containing protein — MKSFIQMTLVVCFISAAVVAGLNAKATGFERSRLLVDGKVFNVEMAVTPDERSRGLMFRTEMADDAGMLFDFGRASDISMWMKNTFISLDMLFIDNNGVIVGIEKRTVPKSETIIPGPKPVRFVLELNGGSADRLGFEVGEKVEGLPR; from the coding sequence ATGAAGTCGTTCATTCAAATGACCTTGGTCGTTTGCTTCATCAGTGCTGCCGTTGTGGCGGGACTGAATGCAAAGGCGACAGGGTTTGAACGATCGCGCCTGCTGGTCGATGGCAAGGTTTTCAATGTTGAAATGGCAGTAACACCTGATGAACGGTCGCGCGGATTGATGTTCCGCACCGAAATGGCCGACGATGCCGGGATGCTGTTTGATTTTGGCCGTGCCAGCGACATTTCGATGTGGATGAAGAACACCTTCATTTCGCTTGATATGCTGTTTATCGACAATAATGGCGTGATTGTCGGCATTGAAAAACGCACCGTGCCGAAATCCGAAACCATCATTCCGGGGCCAAAGCCGGTGCGCTTTGTTCTGGAACTCAATGGCGGATCGGCCGACCGGTTGGGATTTGAAGTTGGCGAAAAGGTCGAAGGGCTGCCGCGCTAA
- a CDS encoding ABC transporter ATP-binding protein, with protein sequence MRKTEPVPKPATSPNPPVMPGNTTPFDIHLRGGRVAFNGDDIFHDLDLTLPASSITCLLGPSGVGKSTLLRYLAGLVDGEAGGDIACSDGRPLLGRVAYMAQQDLLLPWRSVRENVVLGAVLRNERPDLARADALIAKVGLSDAAHLRPAELSGGMKQRAALARTLMEDRPVVLMDEPFSALDPLNRMRLQDLAARVLRGKTVLLVTHDPLEALRIGDRVHVLRGTPAVLSDAMLPAGSIPRDVTDPEILRHQAELLRQLGATAEELNRAEGTA encoded by the coding sequence ATGCGCAAGACAGAACCAGTGCCGAAACCGGCAACATCCCCAAATCCCCCCGTCATGCCGGGCAATACGACGCCGTTTGATATTCATCTGCGCGGTGGTCGCGTGGCCTTTAACGGCGACGATATTTTCCATGATCTTGATCTGACCCTGCCCGCCAGCAGCATCACCTGTCTGCTGGGCCCGTCCGGTGTCGGCAAAAGCACATTGTTGCGCTATCTCGCCGGGCTGGTCGATGGCGAGGCGGGCGGAGATATTGCCTGCTCGGATGGCAGGCCGCTTTTGGGCCGGGTTGCCTATATGGCGCAGCAGGATTTGCTTCTGCCGTGGCGCAGTGTGCGGGAAAATGTCGTTCTGGGGGCGGTGCTTCGCAATGAACGCCCCGACCTTGCGCGTGCCGATGCGCTGATTGCCAAGGTCGGGCTATCAGACGCCGCCCACCTGCGCCCGGCCGAACTTTCCGGCGGCATGAAGCAACGCGCTGCCCTTGCCCGCACCCTGATGGAAGACCGCCCGGTTGTCCTGATGGATGAACCGTTTTCGGCCCTTGATCCGCTTAACCGCATGCGCCTTCAGGACCTCGCCGCACGGGTATTGCGCGGCAAAACGGTTTTGCTGGTCACCCATGATCCGCTCGAAGCGCTTCGGATTGGTGATCGCGTTCATGTCCTGCGCGGCACCCCTGCGGTCCTGAGCGACGCCATGCTTCCGGCGGGTAGCATCCCGCGTGATGTCACCGATCCGGAGATACTCCGCCATCAGGCAGAACTCCTCCGGCAGCTTGGCGCCACTGCCGAGGAACTCAACCGGGCGGAGGGAACGGCATGA
- a CDS encoding acetoin utilization protein AcuC: MMPSDEPVLNYPDHRRHDIRPRMIAAEIYRGSSYGPKHPLAIPRVSLVVDMVHAMGWVDGDNYLIGPVATPAQLARFHDPDYIAAVAQAERDRMLPEDMMVKYGLGKNGNPIYPEIFRRPATAAGSSIMAARLISDGGIIHHPAGGTHHGLRDRASGFCYFNDPVLGILELLDSGLDRVLYLDIDAHHGDGVQIAFADDDRVLTVSMHEEGLWPKTGHIDDIAGGFARNLPMPSGMNDDEMRYVLNEYFLPLAQQFSPQAIVLQCGCDTLAEDPLSRQMLGNQAIWDVVGAMIKMAPRCLVLGGGGYNPYGVARCWSGVWAVVNEIEIPPVLSVTAENILRAIKWAHSRGKQPDEKMLTSIRDPWRGGDIRDEVRTRVHRLKGYGL; encoded by the coding sequence ATGATGCCATCTGATGAACCTGTTCTGAATTATCCCGATCATCGCCGCCATGATATCCGTCCGCGCATGATCGCGGCCGAGATTTACCGCGGGTCGAGTTACGGGCCGAAACACCCACTTGCGATCCCGCGGGTGTCGCTGGTGGTGGATATGGTGCATGCGATGGGCTGGGTCGATGGGGATAATTATCTGATCGGGCCGGTGGCGACGCCCGCACAATTGGCACGCTTTCACGATCCCGACTATATCGCCGCCGTGGCACAGGCCGAACGCGACCGGATGTTGCCCGAAGACATGATGGTGAAATACGGATTGGGGAAAAACGGCAATCCGATCTATCCGGAAATTTTCCGGCGTCCGGCGACGGCGGCCGGATCATCGATTATGGCCGCACGTCTGATTTCGGATGGTGGCATCATCCATCACCCGGCAGGGGGCACGCATCATGGATTGCGCGACCGGGCATCGGGTTTCTGTTACTTCAACGACCCGGTTCTGGGCATACTTGAATTGCTCGATTCGGGGCTGGATCGCGTGCTTTACCTTGATATTGATGCCCATCACGGGGACGGTGTGCAGATTGCATTTGCCGATGATGACCGTGTTCTGACCGTGTCCATGCATGAAGAAGGGCTGTGGCCGAAAACCGGGCATATCGATGATATTGCGGGGGGATTTGCGCGTAACCTGCCGATGCCAAGCGGCATGAATGACGATGAAATGCGTTATGTCCTGAACGAGTATTTCCTGCCACTCGCGCAGCAATTTTCACCACAAGCCATTGTTTTACAATGCGGTTGTGATACATTAGCAGAAGATCCATTATCCAGACAGATGCTGGGAAATCAGGCCATTTGGGACGTGGTCGGGGCCATGATCAAAATGGCACCCAGATGTCTTGTACTGGGGGGCGGAGGATATAATCCTTATGGGGTTGCGCGCTGTTGGTCCGGGGTGTGGGCGGTTGTAAACGAAATCGAAATACCCCCTGTGTTATCCGTCACAGCGGAAAATATCCTGCGTGCCATAAAATGGGCACATAGCCGTGGAAAGCAGCCGGACGAAAAAATGCTGACCAGCATTAGAGATCCGTGGCGCGGCGGGGACATACGTGACGAAGTCAGGACACGCGTCCATAGACTGAAGGGGTATGGGTTATGA
- a CDS encoding citrate/2-methylcitrate synthase produces the protein MKNLDDPMNETAFFTLSAQEVCAATGISRDTLYAYVSRGIVRAIAHPGDARKSLYDHRDVRKIIDGKKRGRSRQSVAASTIDWGEPILVSKITRIADGRFFYRGRDAVGLSDTMTLEDAARLLAGLRVDQDRCCAPDFIPANHATPFDRMIAMMAGEVTNHPAGDGRPVAAKLMRLAALAAAGMRDDGESPIHVMLARAWSKRPEAVDLLRRALVLCADHELNASAYAVRVAASAGASVPASLLAGLATLSGSRHGGLTPRCRAWMDRVEKRNIDPVQDGVPPGFGHPLYPDGDPRTRAIMQSCGQVGDAFWARIADRVTDETGQYPSLDFGLALLERELDLPKGAGLGIFAVGRMAGWIAHLFEQRQSGKIIRPRAAVAG, from the coding sequence ATGAAAAATCTGGATGATCCGATGAATGAAACGGCGTTTTTCACGCTGTCGGCACAGGAAGTCTGTGCGGCGACCGGCATATCGCGCGATACGCTTTATGCCTATGTCAGCCGCGGGATCGTGCGCGCCATTGCCCATCCCGGCGATGCACGCAAAAGCCTTTATGACCATCGCGATGTGCGCAAAATCATCGATGGCAAAAAACGCGGCCGGTCGCGGCAATCGGTGGCGGCATCGACGATTGACTGGGGCGAACCGATACTGGTGTCGAAAATCACCCGCATTGCCGATGGCCGGTTTTTCTATCGCGGCAGGGATGCGGTGGGGCTGTCTGATACCATGACGCTTGAAGATGCTGCACGACTTCTGGCGGGATTGCGGGTCGATCAGGATCGGTGTTGCGCGCCGGATTTCATCCCGGCCAATCACGCCACCCCGTTTGACCGGATGATTGCGATGATGGCGGGCGAGGTGACAAACCACCCCGCCGGGGATGGCCGCCCGGTGGCGGCGAAGCTGATGCGGCTTGCGGCATTGGCAGCCGCTGGTATGCGCGATGACGGTGAAAGTCCGATCCATGTGATGCTGGCGCGGGCCTGGTCAAAGCGACCGGAGGCCGTGGATTTGCTGCGCCGTGCGCTGGTGCTGTGTGCCGATCATGAATTGAACGCGTCGGCCTATGCGGTGCGGGTGGCGGCATCGGCAGGCGCGAGTGTCCCGGCGTCGTTGCTGGCGGGGTTGGCGACTTTATCGGGCAGTCGGCATGGCGGGTTAACGCCGCGCTGCCGGGCATGGATGGACCGGGTGGAAAAGCGCAATATTGATCCGGTGCAGGACGGCGTGCCGCCCGGTTTCGGCCATCCGCTTTATCCCGATGGTGATCCGCGGACACGTGCAATCATGCAATCCTGCGGGCAGGTTGGCGATGCGTTCTGGGCGCGGATTGCGGATCGGGTGACGGATGAAACCGGACAATATCCCAGCCTTGATTTCGGGCTGGCGTTGCTGGAACGCGAACTTGATCTGCCGAAAGGTGCCGGGCTTGGCATTTTTGCCGTCGGGCGCATGGCAGGCTGGATCGCGCATCTGTTCGAGCAGCGCCAAAGCGGGAAGATCATTCGGCCGCGGGCGGCTGTGGCCGGGTAA
- a CDS encoding GNAT family N-acetyltransferase yields the protein MQDRQRFSIHHGIEDGHIDKALDLFWQAFRQKLAPVMKPEDKAQLFLRRVVDPAHAISAVSPDGDLLGIAGFKTAQGAFIGGTLSDVCAIYGLWGGLWRGILIETLERDLSEGVLLMDGIFVDSDARGRGVGTALLDAIAGEARMRDLRQVRLDVIDTNPRARALYERCGFVAGDVQELGPLRHLFGFRTATTMMLQV from the coding sequence ATGCAGGACCGGCAAAGATTTTCCATTCATCATGGCATCGAAGATGGTCATATCGACAAGGCGCTTGACCTTTTCTGGCAGGCGTTTCGTCAGAAACTGGCGCCGGTGATGAAGCCCGAAGACAAGGCGCAATTATTCCTGAGGCGGGTTGTTGATCCGGCTCATGCGATCAGTGCGGTTTCGCCAGATGGCGATTTGCTGGGCATTGCCGGTTTCAAGACGGCGCAAGGGGCGTTTATTGGCGGGACGTTATCGGATGTCTGCGCGATTTATGGCCTATGGGGTGGCTTGTGGCGCGGGATTTTGATCGAGACGCTTGAACGGGATCTGTCCGAGGGTGTTCTGTTGATGGACGGGATTTTTGTTGATTCTGATGCGCGCGGCAGGGGTGTCGGGACGGCACTTCTGGATGCGATTGCAGGTGAAGCCCGGATGCGCGACCTGAGGCAGGTGCGGCTTGACGTGATCGATACCAATCCGCGTGCCCGGGCACTTTATGAACGTTGCGGCTTTGTGGCGGGCGATGTGCAGGAACTTGGACCGCTTCGTCATCTTTTCGGGTTTCGCACGGCAACAACGATGATGTTACAGGTTTGA